The following coding sequences lie in one Glycine soja cultivar W05 chromosome 16, ASM419377v2, whole genome shotgun sequence genomic window:
- the LOC114390670 gene encoding chromatin modification-related protein EAF1 B-like isoform X3, which produces MNGYKSGSALLVNAEVDSMGGVVDGGIGIGLKISPRRAAIEKAQAELREEYDVREERRRELEFLEKGGNPLDFKSGNAASVSVQSTSLTDQLHEQFVTSEAKGSFALTASPHGDSVDSSARPGAPLASEPNTADNLLLFDGENELPETERRCLHSNRRNNIALSEQSSQIDGSQNAKETEDSAIFRPYARRNRSRSGHGPRGASREVKGLTSETNSQKNLNLSTVSKPKPSCLNGDVGPKYLTTNNTLNNELVGIRDHQSTSGNASVPEDKLDITVNRNLKENHGTLPSEDNTVQDPVLMASGEDNIVELREPVAVVNHEPPPHVPTTKPENGPYCQPNGFGNVEVDRKSVLNEGQNSIATLGKNFNLESSCTKTSLVRDVNIDSDMCTNTKNVDANGNTMEQTFALENKLNFAGCKVVKDRHKTKNANGATVSNEHDAGYQNHSGCGNIVKAEEDVHIKSSCMSNVKGVPHNDSNISKVDKDTILVDQSNFVKENSCERHQVPVDVSLSEPPKTAPDVKGTSAASDDQPCPMHNMKLADKAHEDSILEEAKIIEAKRKRIAELSLHSLSTQNHRKSHWGFVLEEMAWLANDFAQERLWKIAAAAQLGHQTAFTCRSRFEKLNRQLETKILSHRIAKAVMQFWHSAKLLLDNDLGINCIVGCVESGKVDANEALRDQRRNSNMETSKFLEGQNPEKHAALKVHAYALRFLKANRSHGISSQAEAPTTPEKIFDSSTVDMSWDEHLNEENLFYEVPPTAMETYRKAIESHFLQFENIFFQKTGSSIQEEVATSVYDTAAEFGSQENAYDEEEGETRTYYLPSVYEGNRSSKSAQKKHKNLKAYTPRFGDAGADFPYVHYATGNQPSMLFEKRPASLNVGSIPTKRMRTATRHRVVSPFTVNIGTVQAQAKADASSGDTNSFHDDQSTLHVGPLIQKSTEVESVADYEKQLSHDCAETFVKTKKKKKAKTLGTTYDQGWQLDSVVLNEQRDQSKKRGESHHFESNGSSGFCGQPNSKKPKIMRQSLDNPLDNIVSMTNSIPSPVASQMSNMSNPNKFIKIISGRDRGRKAKALKISAGQPGSGSPWSLFEDQALVVLVHDMGPNWELISDAINSALQIKCVFRKPKECKERHKNLMDRTTGDGADSAEDSGSSHSYPSTLPGIPKQGSARQLFQRLQGPLEEDTLKSHFEKIIKIGQKQHYPQNQVDNLDSKQLAPVHNSHVIALSLTIPNNLNGCILTPLDLCEAEEINPDVPALGYQSSHPGGLTLPNQGFVPSMLPTSGVNSSLPGSSSGMVLGHNLSSSPGASVRYGIPRNSPSSVDEQQRIQYNQMLSGRNIQQSMSVTGTLSGSDHGVRILPGGNGMGLMGGINKNMAMRPGFQGMASPSMLNSGSMLSSSMVGMPSPVNMHSGVGPGQGNSILRPHENLHMMRPGHNPEHQRQMMVPELQRQVTQGNSQGIPALCGLSSAFSNQTTPPVQPYPGHAQQPHQLSQQQSHLSNPRPHLQGPSHATNSQQQAYAVRLAKERQLQQRYLQHQQQLVASNALIPHVQAKSQLPISSLPLQNSSQVQSQNSPQQVPLSPLTPSSPLTPMSSQLQQQKLHHIQPGFSRNPTASGLTNQAAKQRPRHPPQQQYQQPSRQHPSQRHDVQSQQQTKLLKGMGRGNMLVHQNLSVDTSQSGLSLPAGSQTGEKGDQILHMMQGQNLYPGSGLNPNQPSKPLGHAHSSNHSQLQQKLHSGSPTTSSKQLHISSDTSGQGQVSPVSSGQLLSPPHPAVIASNHHQLLPQIQSKKINQTQINVQRMLPQNHLVHSVSSSKSQSDPTQSDQQPANSASQVSAMTQGCVDSASVVPGVSTVSSQWKVSEPPFDSTMNNQTTQVSSLGSAPVENSTGNEQPAISQGLGPRSVSLISQAHNSDTQWQQQQSQSLQQSSQPILSQQPYQAESQQQQEQDQHSPRDLALQHQPQQHMQHLQSGQSSLFIQPPNSNVE; this is translated from the exons ATGAATGGATATAAATCAGGATCTGCTCTCCTTGTAAATGCTGAGGTTGATTCTATGGGTGGAGTTGTTGACGGTGGAATTGGTATAGGTTTGAAGATCTCTCCGCGCAGAGCAGCAATTGAGAAGGCGCAAGCAGAGCTCAG AGAGGAGTATGATGTTcgtgaagaaagaagaagagagctTGAATTTCTTGAAAAA GGTGGGAATCCTCTGGACTTTAAGTCTGGGAATGCTGCTTCAGTTAGTGTTCAGTCTACTTCACTCACTGATCAGCTTCATGAGCAGTTTGTGACCAG TGAAGCAAAAGGTAGTTTTGCATTGACTGCCTCCCCTCATGGTGACTCTGTTGACAGTAGTGCTAGACCCGGGGCTCCTTTGGCCAGTGAGCCTAATACTGCTGATAATCTCCTACTTTTTGATGGTGAGAATGAGTTGCCTGAAACTGAAAGGAGGTGCTTGCATTCAAACAGAAGGAATAATATTGCTCTGTCAGAACAGTCTTCCCAAATTGATGGGAGTCAAAATGCTAAGGAGACTGAAGATTCTGCTATTTTCCGGCCATATGCACGAAGGAACCGATCTAGATCAGGTCATGGTCCTCGGGGAGCTTCAAGGGAAGTGAAGGGGTTAACGTCTGAAACAAATAGCCAAAAGAACCTTAATTTGTCAACTGTATCTAAGCCAAAGCCTTCCTGTTTAAATGGTGATGTTGGCCCCAAATATTTGACTACTAATAATACTCTGAATAATGAATTGGTTGGGATCCGAGATCATCAATCCACTAGTGGCAATGCTAGTGTTCCCGAAGACAAATTGGATATTACGGTGAAtagaaacttaaaagaaaatcatGGAACTCTACCTTCTGAAGATAATACTGTTCAAGACCCAGTTCTCATGGCTTCTGGAGAAGATAACATAGTTGAATTAAGGGAGCCAGTAGCTGTTGTCAATCATGAGCCTCCACCTCATGTACCTACTACAAAACCTGAAAATGGGCCTTATTGTCAGCCAAATGGGTTTGGCAATGTAGAAGTAGACAGGAAAAGTGTACTAAATGAAGGCCAAAATAGCATTGCTACATTAGGCAAGAATTTCAATTTAGAGTCCTCGTGCACAAAAACTAGCTTAGTTAGAGATGTAAATATTGATAGTGATATGTGTACTAATACAAAGAATGTTGATGCTAATGGAAATACCATGGAACAAACATTTGCATTAGAGAATAAACTGAACTTCGCTGGCTGCAAAGTTGTGAAAGATAGGCATAAGACCAAAAATGCAAATGGTGCTACTGTTAGCAATGAGCATGATGCTGGTTATCAAAATCATTCTGGTTGTGGTAATATTGTCAAAGCTGAGGAAGATGTCCATATTAAGAGTTCTTGCATGTCAAATGTCAAAGGAGTACCTCATAATGACAGTAACATATCAAAAGTTGATAAAGATACCATCTTAGTGGATCAGTCCAATTTTGTCAAGGAAAACAGCTGTGAAAGACATCAGGTTCCTGTGGATGTGTCACTTTCAGAACCTCCTAAGACTGCTCCAGATGTAAAGGGTACAAGCGCCGCCTCTGATGATCAACCATGTCCTATGCACAATATGAAGTTAGCAGACAAGGCTCATGAAGATTCAATTTTGGAAGAGGCTAAAATTATAGAG GCCAAGCGGAAGAGAATTGCAGAATTATCTCTTCACTCCTTATCCACACAGAACCACAGAAAGTCACACTGGGGTTTTGTTCTAGAGGAAATGGCATGGCTAGCAAATGATTTTGCTcag GAGCGCCTTTGGAAGATAGCTGCTGCTGCACAATTGGGCCATCAAACAGCTTTTACTTGTCGCTCAAGATTTGAAAAACTGAACAGACAATTAGAGACAAAAATTTTGTCTCACAGGATAGCAAAGGCTGTCATGCAGTTTTGGCATTCAGCTAAGCTGCTTCTAGACAATGATCTTGGTATTAACTGCATTGTTGGTTGTGTTGAATCTGGGAAAGTTGATGCAAATGAAGCTTTGAGGGATCAAAGAAGAAATAGCAATATG GAGACAAGCAAATTTTTGGAGGGACAAAATCCTGAAAAACATGCAGCACTTAAAGTGCATGCATATGCTTTGAGATTTTTAAAGGCTAATAGATCTCATGGAATTTCCTCTCAAGCAGAAGCACCAACAACACCTGAAAAGATATTTGACTCAAGCACTGTAGATATGTCATGGGATGAGCATCTTAATGAA GAAAATCTTTTTTATGAAGTTCCTCCTACTGCAATGGAAACATATAGAAAAGCTATCGAATCTCATTTCCTACAGTTCGAG aatatattttttcagaAAACTGGGAGTAGCATTCAAGAGGAAGTTGCAACATCTGTGTATGATACTGCAGCAG AGTTTGGGTCTCAAGAGAATGCATATgatgaggaagaaggagaaaccAGAACTTATTACTTGCCCAGTGTCTACGAGGGCAACAGATCATCAAAATCTGCGCAgaagaaacataaaaatttgAAGGCTTACACTCCTAGATTTGGTGATGCTGGTGCTGATTTTCCTTATGTACACTATGCAACTGGAAATCAACCATCCATGCTGTTTGAAAAAAGACCTGCTAGTTTAAATGTTGGGTCAATACCAACAAAGCGCATGCGCACTGCTACTAGGCATAGAGTTGTAAGTCCTTTCACTGTCAACATTGGGACTGTACAGGCTCAAGCTAAGGCGGATGCTTCAAGTGGTGATACCAATTCCTTTCATGATGACCAGAGTACTTTACATGTTGGACCCCTGATCCAGAAAAGTACTGAAGTTGAGTCAGTTGCAGATTATGAAAAACAGTTATCTCATGACTGTGCAGAAACATTTGttaaaacaaagaagaagaagaaggcaaAGACTCTG GGTACTACATATGATCAGGGATGGCAGTTGGACTCTGTTGTTCTAAATGAACAG AGGGATCAGTCCAAGAAGAGAGGGGAAAGTCATCACTTTGAATCTAATGGAAGTAGTG GTTTCTGTGGGCAACCCAATTCTAAGAAACCAAAGATAATGAGGCAGTCACTTGATAATCCTTTGGACAATATTGTGTCCATGACTAATTCTATTCCTTCCCCAGTTGCGTCACAAATGAGTAACATGTCAAAtcctaataaatttattaagatCATTAGTGGGCGAGACAGGGGCCGGAAAGCTAAAGCTCTGAAG ATTTCAGCTGGACAGCCTGGTTCTGGAAGTCCTTGGTCACTATTTGAAGATCAG GCTCTTGTGGTCCTGGTGCATGATATGGGTCCAAACTGGGAGCTCATAAGTGATGCTATCAATAGTGCTCTTCAAATTAAG TGCGTCTTTCGGAAACCAAAAGAATGCAAGGAGCGTCATAAAAATTTAATGGATAGAACTACCGGGGATGGTGCAGATAGTGCTGAAGATTCAGGGTCTTCACATTCTTATCCTTCTACATTACCTGGAATTCCTAAG CAGGGTAGTGCAAGGCAGTTGTTTCAACGTTTGCAGGGGCCATTGGAGGAGGATACACTGAAGTCTCATTTTgagaaaattataaagattgGGCAGAAGCAGCATTACCCTCAGAATCAG GTTGATAACCTGGATTCAAAACAATTAGCGCCTGTCCATAATTCACACGTGATTGCTCTTTCCCTAACCATCCCCAACAACCTGAATGGATGTATTTTaac GCCACTTGATCTCTGTGAAGCTGAAGAAATAAATCCAGATGTCCCAGCCCTTGGGTATCAAAGTTCTCATCCTGGTGGTTTGACATTACCGAATCAAGGTTTTGTACCATCAATGCTTCCTACATCCGGGGTGAATTCTTCACTACCAGGGTCTTCTTCTGGTATGGTTCTTGGCCATAACTTGTCATCATCTCCTGGTGCATCTGTCAG ATATGGGATTCCAAGAAATTCACCTTCATCAGTGGATGAGCAACAGAGAATACAATACAATCAAATGCTATCTGGAAGAAACATTCAGCAGAGTATGTCAGTTACAGGGACTCTTTCTGGAAGTGATCATGGTGTTCGCATACTTCCTGGTGGAAATGGTATGGGCTTAATGGGTGGAATTAACAAAAACATGGCAATGAGGCCAGGGTTTCAAGGAATGGCATCACCATCAATGCTTAATTCTGGAAGCATGCTTTCCTCTAGTATGGTTGGTATGCCAAGCCCTGTAAATATGCACTCTGGAGTTGGTCCTGGACAAGGCAACTCAATCTTAAGACCTCATGAGAATCTACATATGATGAGG CCTGGTCATAACCCAGAACATCAGAGACAAATGATGGTTCCAGAGCTTCAGAGGCAGGTCACCCAAGGCAACAGTCAAGGTATTCCTGCTCTTTGTGGGCTGAGTTCTGCCTTTAGCAATCAGACAACACCACCAGTTCAGCCTTACCCAGGACATGCCCAACAGCCACACCAACTGTCCCAGCAGCAGTCCCATCTCAGTAATCCTCGTCCTCATCTTCAAGGTCCGAGTCATGCCACTAATTCACAGCAACAAGCATATGCTGTCCGGTTGGCAAAGGAAAGACAACTGCAGCAACGATACCTGCAGCACCAGCAGCAGCTTGTTGCATCAAATGCATTAATACCACATGTCCAGGCAAAGTCTCAACTTCCCATCTCATCATTACCATTGCAGAACAGTTCTCAGGTTCAATCACAAAATTCTCCTCAGCAAGTGCCTCTTTCACCTTTAACGCCATCATCCCCTTTGACTCCCATGTCATCCCAGCTCCAACAGCAAAAACTTCACCATATACAGCCTGGGTTCAGCAGGAATCCCACTGCTAGTGGGTTGACTAATCAAGCAGCAAAGCAACGCCCACGACATCCGCCGCAGCAGCAGTATCAGCAACCTAGTAGGCAACATCCTAGTCAACGGCATGATGTACAGTCTCAACAGCAGACAAAACTTCTGAAGGGAATGGGAAGAGGAAATATGTTGGTCCATCAGAACCTCTCTGTGGATACTTCTCAAAGTGGACTCTCTCTGCCTGCGGGAAGCCAAACTGGTGAAAAAGGGGACCAAATCTTGCACATGATGCAAGGTCAAAATTTATATCCTGGATCTGGTTTAAACCCAAATCAACCATCAAAGCCTTTGGGTCATGCTCATTCTTCAAACCATTCACAGTTGCAGCAGAAGCTACATTCTGGGTCACCAACCACTTCATCAAAGCAACTTCATATTTCTTCAGATACTAGTGGTCAAGGACAGGTTTCACCAGTTTCATCAGGTCAGTTGTTGTCACCTCCTCACCCAGCTGTTATTGCTTCGAACCACCATCAGCTGCTGCCACAGATTCAGTCTAAGAAAATTAATCAAACTCAAATAAATGTTCAGAGAATGTTGCCTCAAAACCATCTCGTGCATTCTGTGTCATCAAGCAAGTCTCAGTCTGATCCAACTCAATCTGATCAACAGCCTGCAAACAGTGCTTCCCAGGTTAGTGCAATGACTCAGGGTTGTGTGGATTCTGCTAGTGTGGTACCAGGTGTTTCTACTGTATCTTCTCAGTGGAAAGTATCAGAACCACCATTTGATTCCACTATGAACAATCAAACAACTCAAGTGAGCTCCTTGGGGAGTGCTCCTGTTGAAAATTCCACTGGAAATGAGCAACCAGCAATTAGTCAAGGGTTGGGGCCAAGATCAGTTAGCTTGATTTCTCAGGCACATAATTCTGATACACAGTGGCAGCAACAGCAGTCGCAATCTCTCCAACAGTCATCACAACCCATCCTATCTCAGCAGCCATATCAGGCTGAGTCGCAGCAGCAACAGGAGCAAGATCAACATTCTCCTAGAGATCTTGCTTTACAACATCAACCTCAGCAACATATGCAACATCTACAATCAGGGCAGAGCAGTTTGTTTATCCAGCCACCTAATTCTAATGTGGAATGA